A genomic segment from Streptomyces sp. NBC_01233 encodes:
- a CDS encoding helix-turn-helix transcriptional regulator, giving the protein MRADRLVATLLFLQERGRVTVPEVAAELEVSERTARRDLEALAAAGIPVYSQRGRGGGWSLVGGARTNLTGLTADETRALFLVTGPLSATPELRTTLRKLVRALPPTMRAQAQAATRAGVVDATDWSRNAVTADAAHRSALQGAVVDGIRVRLGYAGVGKPAGERTVDPLGLVAKAGVDYLVAGTDKGLRTFRLSRVTSVEPTGEPVARPPDFDLATAWRTLSGAFQDGMYAVTARARVHPDTLALLQRFLGGRVRVGGPLPDGWTEVWVDGPAAKALAGHLAGLGARVEVLEPPEVRQWLARIAGELTGMYAGEEPHAPHGQ; this is encoded by the coding sequence ATGAGAGCCGACCGGCTGGTGGCGACCCTGCTCTTCCTCCAAGAACGCGGCCGCGTCACCGTTCCCGAAGTGGCCGCTGAACTGGAGGTGTCCGAGCGCACCGCGCGCCGAGATCTGGAGGCCTTGGCCGCGGCCGGCATCCCCGTCTACTCGCAACGCGGCCGCGGCGGCGGCTGGTCCCTCGTCGGCGGGGCCCGTACCAACCTCACCGGGCTGACCGCCGACGAGACCCGGGCGCTCTTCCTCGTCACCGGCCCCCTGTCGGCCACCCCCGAACTGCGCACCACCCTGCGCAAGCTGGTCCGGGCCCTGCCGCCGACCATGCGGGCGCAGGCCCAAGCCGCGACCCGCGCGGGGGTCGTCGACGCCACGGACTGGTCCCGCAATGCCGTCACCGCCGATGCCGCCCACCGCTCCGCGCTCCAGGGCGCCGTCGTGGACGGGATCCGCGTCCGCCTCGGGTACGCGGGCGTCGGCAAACCAGCGGGCGAACGCACCGTCGACCCCCTCGGGCTCGTGGCCAAGGCGGGCGTGGACTACCTAGTCGCCGGTACGGACAAGGGCCTGCGCACCTTCCGGCTCAGCCGGGTCACCTCCGTCGAGCCGACCGGCGAACCGGTGGCCCGGCCGCCCGACTTCGACCTCGCCACGGCTTGGCGGACGCTGTCCGGAGCCTTCCAGGACGGCATGTACGCGGTGACCGCCCGGGCCCGCGTCCACCCCGACACGCTGGCCCTGCTGCAACGGTTCCTCGGCGGCCGCGTGCGCGTCGGCGGTCCGCTGCCCGACGGCTGGACCGAGGTGTGGGTCGACGGCCCGGCCGCCAAGGCCCTGGCAGGACATCTGGCCGGGCTGGGAGCGCGGGTCGAGGTACTGGAGCCGCCGGAGGTACGACAGTGGCTGGCCCGGATCGCCGGCGAACTCACGGGGATGTACGCGGGGGAGGAACCGCACGCACCCCACGGCCAGTAG